A genomic stretch from Anaerolinea thermophila UNI-1 includes:
- a CDS encoding YtxH domain-containing protein, protein MSRAVNLLLGFLTGAVMGAALGLLLAPTSGRQLREEAREYVEEMKREVEEAAQKRREELELQLAHLRGEIRSE, encoded by the coding sequence ATGTCCCGTGCAGTCAATCTTCTCTTAGGGTTTTTGACCGGCGCAGTGATGGGGGCAGCGCTGGGTTTGCTGTTAGCCCCAACCTCGGGGCGACAACTTCGCGAGGAAGCCCGCGAATACGTCGAGGAAATGAAGCGCGAAGTTGAAGAGGCAGCGCAGAAACGTCGCGAAGAACTGGAATTGCAATTAGCCCATCTGCGGGGTGAGATTCGCTCGGAGTAA
- the hisE gene encoding phosphoribosyl-ATP diphosphatase, protein MNVRELYAIICERRDHPLPDSYTAKLLAQGEDEILKKIGEEAVEVILAGKAQGDQRLIEEIADLTYHTLVLLASRGLTPEQIADELEKRHRKPRG, encoded by the coding sequence ATGAACGTTCGGGAACTTTATGCCATTATTTGTGAGCGGCGAGATCACCCCCTGCCCGACTCTTATACGGCAAAGTTGCTCGCACAGGGCGAGGATGAAATTCTCAAGAAAATTGGGGAAGAAGCCGTGGAAGTGATTCTGGCGGGTAAAGCACAGGGCGATCAAAGATTGATTGAGGAAATTGCTGACTTGACCTATCACACGCTGGTCTTGCTGGCAAGCCGTGGGTTGACTCCGGAGCAAATTGCTGACGAACTGGAGAAACGTCACCGCAAACCGCGTGGGTGA
- the hisI gene encoding phosphoribosyl-AMP cyclohydrolase, whose product MREIRFDEHGLIPAIVQDARTGQVLTLAYMNRESLQKTLELGETVFWSRSRQQFWHKGETSGNTQRVVKIMLDCDGDALLVQVIPAGPACHTGAVSCFFEELEGE is encoded by the coding sequence ATGAGAGAGATTCGTTTCGATGAACATGGCTTGATCCCGGCTATTGTACAGGATGCCCGCACCGGTCAGGTGTTGACCCTGGCATACATGAATCGCGAATCTTTGCAGAAAACGCTGGAATTGGGGGAAACGGTTTTCTGGTCGCGCAGTCGTCAGCAATTCTGGCACAAAGGTGAGACTTCCGGAAATACCCAGCGGGTGGTAAAGATCATGCTGGATTGCGATGGCGATGCTCTGCTGGTACAGGTCATCCCTGCTGGGCCTGCCTGTCATACCGGTGCAGTTTCATGCTTTTTTGAAGAATTGGAGGGAGAATGA
- the hisF gene encoding imidazole glycerol phosphate synthase subunit HisF, whose amino-acid sequence MLAKRIIPCMDIANGRIVKGVNFVNLRDAGDPVEQAQIYDQAGADELAFLDISATQEGRETVLEMVRRVADVVFLPFTVGGGIRTVEDVRRILLAGADKVSINSAAVRNPDLLSECAERFGSQCVVLAVDARRVNPLEGSPRWEVVIHGGRIPTGRDVLEWVVEGVQRGAGEILLTSMDADGTLRGFDLELTRAVAEAVSVPVIASGGAGAVEHFAQVLTAGKADAALAASLFHEGRLRIPDLKQALWEQGIPVRRGPA is encoded by the coding sequence ATGTTAGCCAAACGCATCATCCCCTGTATGGATATTGCCAACGGACGTATTGTCAAGGGCGTCAATTTTGTCAATTTGCGCGATGCTGGCGATCCGGTGGAGCAGGCGCAGATTTACGATCAGGCGGGTGCAGATGAACTGGCGTTTTTGGACATCTCTGCCACGCAGGAAGGGAGGGAGACTGTCCTGGAGATGGTGCGCCGGGTAGCGGATGTGGTCTTTTTGCCGTTCACAGTAGGTGGGGGGATTCGCACGGTCGAAGATGTGCGCCGAATTCTTCTGGCGGGGGCCGATAAAGTGAGCATCAACTCTGCGGCGGTGCGCAATCCCGACCTGCTCAGTGAATGCGCCGAACGCTTTGGCAGTCAATGCGTTGTCCTGGCGGTGGATGCCCGGCGGGTGAACCCGCTGGAGGGCTCCCCCCGTTGGGAGGTGGTCATCCACGGCGGGCGTATACCTACTGGCAGGGATGTGCTGGAGTGGGTGGTGGAAGGGGTGCAACGCGGTGCGGGTGAAATCCTCCTGACCAGCATGGACGCCGATGGCACACTGCGGGGTTTTGACCTGGAACTCACCCGGGCGGTGGCAGAAGCCGTCTCCGTGCCGGTGATTGCTTCTGGTGGGGCAGGGGCGGTGGAGCATTTTGCGCAAGTGCTGACTGCGGGAAAAGCCGATGCCGCGCTGGCGGCTTCGCTCTTCCATGAGGGTAGATTGCGCATTCCCGACTTGAAGCAAGCCTTGTGGGAGCAGGGGATTCCCGTGCGGAGGGGGCCGGCATGA
- the hisA gene encoding 1-(5-phosphoribosyl)-5-[(5-phosphoribosylamino)methylideneamino]imidazole-4-carboxamide isomerase produces MNTFTVFPAIDLRAGQVVRLQEGDPSRQTVFSHDPAEVAYRFLSQGARWLHVVNLDGAFGEEKSAGLNLRAIEQMLEITPEFSASLQVGGGVRSLKAVADLLVRGVRRLVVGTMAIEHPELLKQAVQKWGEERIAVSLDVRNGMVYVRGWQESGGILLEDAARFIQSCGVRWVVFTDISRDGMQTGLALDEASALAEKFGFQVIASGGARSLAEVRQAREQGLAGVILGRALYEGKILLEEALREEAC; encoded by the coding sequence ATGAACACATTTACAGTTTTCCCAGCCATTGATTTGCGCGCCGGGCAGGTGGTGCGCTTGCAGGAAGGCGATCCTTCCCGCCAGACCGTCTTCAGCCATGACCCTGCCGAAGTGGCTTACCGTTTTCTCAGTCAGGGGGCTCGCTGGCTTCATGTGGTCAATCTGGATGGCGCGTTTGGAGAGGAAAAATCTGCGGGCTTAAACCTGCGCGCCATTGAACAAATGCTGGAGATTACTCCGGAATTCTCGGCGTCCCTCCAGGTGGGCGGGGGAGTGCGCTCACTCAAAGCCGTGGCAGATTTGCTTGTTCGCGGGGTGCGCAGGTTGGTGGTGGGAACCATGGCTATCGAACATCCGGAATTGCTGAAACAAGCCGTTCAGAAATGGGGCGAAGAGCGTATCGCCGTGAGCCTGGATGTGCGCAATGGCATGGTGTACGTGCGCGGCTGGCAGGAAAGCGGTGGAATCTTGCTGGAAGATGCCGCGCGATTCATTCAATCTTGTGGTGTGCGCTGGGTGGTATTTACCGATATTTCCCGCGATGGCATGCAGACGGGGCTGGCGTTGGATGAAGCCAGCGCGCTGGCGGAAAAATTCGGCTTCCAGGTGATTGCCTCTGGCGGGGCGCGCAGTCTTGCAGAGGTACGTCAGGCGCGTGAGCAGGGACTGGCAGGCGTCATCCTTGGGCGGGCACTGTATGAAGGAAAAATTCTGCTGGAAGAGGCTTTGCGGGAGGAAGCATGTTAG
- the hisH gene encoding imidazole glycerol phosphate synthase subunit HisH — protein sequence MSEVVLIDAGTGNLRSVANALLRLNVSLRVTHEPSDLRGQRAVLPGVGAFSAFMDGLSQRGWLEVLNKHVERGYPLLGICVGMQALFQWSEEGGQIAGLGFLPGRVVRFPQVPGMKVPHTGWNQLHFCRSSPLFRNLDDGEYVYFNHSYYCLPEWGEDCIAQTDYGLTFCSAVQREFLLGVQFHPEKSQMVGRKILENFLNL from the coding sequence ATGTCTGAGGTCGTCCTGATTGATGCTGGTACGGGGAATCTGCGCTCTGTAGCCAATGCCTTGCTTCGTTTGAACGTTTCCCTGCGGGTGACACACGAGCCATCTGATTTGAGAGGACAGCGAGCGGTCCTGCCCGGAGTAGGGGCGTTTTCTGCGTTCATGGATGGCTTGTCTCAACGCGGCTGGCTGGAGGTGCTGAACAAACATGTAGAACGTGGTTACCCTTTGCTGGGCATTTGTGTGGGCATGCAAGCCCTGTTTCAATGGAGCGAAGAAGGTGGTCAAATTGCCGGGTTGGGATTCCTGCCCGGGCGAGTAGTACGATTCCCTCAAGTACCAGGCATGAAAGTTCCTCATACCGGCTGGAATCAACTGCATTTTTGCCGTTCTTCTCCGCTCTTTCGAAACCTCGATGACGGCGAATACGTGTACTTTAACCATTCCTATTACTGCCTGCCGGAGTGGGGTGAAGACTGCATTGCTCAAACCGATTACGGTTTGACTTTTTGCAGCGCCGTTCAACGGGAATTTCTCCTGGGCGTTCAATTTCACCCGGAGAAAAGCCAGATGGTTGGAAGAAAAATTCTGGAGAATTTTTTGAACCTATGA
- the hisB gene encoding imidazoleglycerol-phosphate dehydratase HisB: MQGGSGETVYSSREVAVERNTGETQVKVRLNLDGSGVCQIQTGLGFLDHMLEQVAVHGLFDLWLQASGDLHIDPHHTVEDVALTLGMAFQQVLGDRKGIVRMASFTVPMDESLAMVALDFSGRPFCVFDALWNAPEVGGIPVTLMEHFFQSFAQTARCTLHARVLYGRDDHHRAEALFKALGRALAQAAQVDARRQGKVPSSKGVLV; this comes from the coding sequence ATTCAGGGAGGATCAGGAGAGACGGTTTATTCCTCCCGAGAAGTGGCAGTGGAGCGCAATACCGGCGAGACCCAGGTGAAGGTGCGTCTCAATCTGGATGGGAGCGGGGTGTGCCAGATTCAGACTGGCTTGGGATTCCTTGACCACATGCTGGAACAGGTGGCGGTGCATGGCTTGTTTGATTTATGGTTGCAAGCCAGTGGAGATTTGCACATTGATCCCCATCACACAGTGGAGGATGTGGCTCTCACGCTGGGCATGGCGTTTCAGCAAGTCCTGGGGGATCGCAAGGGCATTGTGCGTATGGCGTCATTCACTGTTCCGATGGATGAAAGCCTGGCGATGGTGGCGCTCGATTTCTCCGGCAGACCTTTTTGCGTGTTCGATGCCCTCTGGAATGCTCCAGAAGTTGGGGGTATTCCGGTGACCTTGATGGAGCATTTTTTCCAGAGTTTTGCCCAAACGGCTCGCTGTACCCTGCATGCGCGGGTGTTGTATGGCAGGGATGATCATCACAGAGCCGAGGCACTCTTCAAAGCCCTGGGGCGGGCACTGGCTCAGGCGGCGCAGGTAGATGCCCGCCGTCAGGGCAAAGTGCCTTCCAGCAAAGGGGTGCTGGTGTGA
- the hisC gene encoding histidinol-phosphate transaminase, whose translation MLSPSPRFNDFPPYTPIEPFEVLSARMGIPMERIVKLDANENPYGPSPKVSKVLASLPFVHIYPDPESRALRERLAEFTGVPVENLMAGAGADELIDLILRVMLEPGDCVLNFPPTFGMYAFDTRLNAGQVVEIPRRADFSLDLERVLDAVRRYRPKVIFLTAPNNPDGQLPLPEEVEALLSTDALVVMDEAYVEFTSAGGRLGERLSRIRQVLERDNLVVLRTFSKWAGLAGLRVGYGAFPGWLLSVLWKAKQPYNVNVAANAAALASLQDLEGLAQNVEKIRQQRQELFEQLCAVSFLKPIPSEANFILCKVEGKEARAVKQALMQEGIFIRYYDTPLLRNYIRISVGRPQDHQALMDALRNLEREA comes from the coding sequence ATGTTAAGCCCATCTCCACGCTTCAACGATTTTCCGCCCTACACCCCGATTGAACCGTTTGAAGTGCTTTCTGCGCGCATGGGGATTCCCATGGAGCGCATCGTCAAACTGGATGCGAACGAAAATCCCTATGGGCCATCTCCGAAGGTGAGCAAAGTCCTGGCGTCTTTGCCGTTTGTCCACATCTATCCGGATCCCGAAAGCCGTGCCTTGCGGGAAAGACTGGCAGAATTTACCGGCGTGCCCGTGGAAAACCTGATGGCTGGGGCGGGTGCAGATGAATTGATTGATTTGATTCTGCGGGTTATGCTTGAACCCGGCGATTGCGTTTTGAACTTCCCGCCGACTTTTGGAATGTATGCCTTTGATACTCGCTTGAACGCCGGTCAGGTGGTGGAAATCCCCCGCCGCGCAGATTTTTCCCTCGACCTTGAGCGCGTGCTGGATGCCGTGCGCCGTTATCGCCCCAAGGTCATTTTTTTGACCGCACCGAACAATCCCGATGGGCAATTGCCTCTTCCGGAAGAAGTAGAAGCCCTGCTGTCAACCGATGCTCTGGTGGTAATGGACGAAGCCTATGTTGAGTTTACCAGCGCTGGAGGTAGGTTGGGGGAACGTTTGAGCCGTATTCGGCAGGTGCTGGAGCGCGATAATCTGGTGGTGTTGCGCACCTTCAGCAAGTGGGCTGGGTTGGCAGGGTTGCGGGTGGGCTATGGGGCGTTTCCTGGTTGGCTCTTGTCTGTCCTGTGGAAGGCCAAACAGCCTTACAACGTAAACGTTGCCGCTAATGCCGCGGCGCTGGCATCTTTACAGGATTTGGAAGGCTTGGCGCAAAACGTGGAAAAGATTCGGCAGCAACGTCAGGAACTTTTTGAGCAGTTGTGTGCTGTTTCTTTCCTGAAACCTATTCCATCGGAAGCCAATTTCATTCTTTGCAAGGTGGAAGGAAAAGAGGCGAGGGCCGTGAAGCAAGCCCTGATGCAAGAAGGTATTTTCATCCGCTACTATGACACGCCGCTTTTGCGTAATTATATTCGTATATCCGTAGGGCGCCCACAGGATCATCAAGCCCTGATGGACGCACTGCGTAACTTGGAACGGGAGGCTTAA
- the hisD gene encoding histidinol dehydrogenase has translation MLRKFSVDEARNAILKRIPLDEAEVSPLILDRITALFGEPLSPEQAVMRILRDVRRRGDAALQEWTQRLDGVSLTNFRVPKEEIRSALQTLSDVQLNALRLAAERIRRFHLAQPLTSWLTQSMGGTLGQLVRPIRRVGVYVPAGSAPLPSSVLMSVIPAQVAGVPEIVVVAPPMRSTGKVDPVILAACALCGVDEVYALGGAQAIAALAYGTESLPAVDKIFGPGNLFVTLAKKQVFGTVGIDGLAGPTETVVIADDSANPEWVAADLLAQAEHDPLASAILLTPSEPLIAQVQEAVSCQLQERQRAEIIRQSLEVRSGAVLTADLDEAVALANEYAPEHLCLSVTQPWALVPEITAAGGIFLGEHSFEVLGDYVAGPSHVMPTCRTARFASPLNVWDFVHLIHLVALDEATTKKIAPAAAIIAEREGLDAHAFSARLRC, from the coding sequence ATGTTACGAAAATTTTCCGTTGACGAAGCCCGAAATGCCATTCTCAAGCGTATTCCCCTGGATGAGGCGGAAGTTTCTCCCCTCATTCTGGACCGCATTACTGCACTGTTTGGCGAGCCGCTTTCTCCTGAACAAGCCGTGATGCGGATTTTACGCGACGTGCGCCGGCGCGGTGATGCCGCTCTGCAGGAATGGACACAACGATTGGATGGTGTTTCCCTGACAAATTTCCGTGTGCCCAAAGAGGAAATTCGATCTGCTCTGCAAACCCTGAGTGATGTTCAGTTGAACGCTCTGCGCCTTGCCGCCGAACGCATTCGCCGCTTTCATCTGGCGCAACCCCTGACTTCGTGGCTGACCCAGTCCATGGGAGGTACGCTGGGGCAACTGGTGCGCCCCATTCGTCGGGTTGGCGTTTATGTGCCGGCGGGTAGCGCACCGCTTCCTTCATCAGTATTGATGTCGGTCATCCCGGCGCAGGTTGCCGGTGTGCCGGAAATTGTCGTGGTGGCTCCGCCCATGCGCAGTACTGGGAAGGTAGATCCCGTAATCCTGGCGGCATGTGCCCTGTGCGGCGTGGACGAGGTATATGCCCTGGGTGGGGCACAAGCCATTGCCGCGCTGGCATATGGCACTGAAAGCCTTCCTGCGGTGGATAAAATTTTCGGTCCCGGCAACCTGTTTGTTACGTTAGCCAAAAAGCAAGTCTTCGGTACGGTGGGCATTGATGGATTGGCAGGACCAACTGAAACGGTTGTCATTGCCGACGACTCTGCTAATCCCGAATGGGTGGCGGCAGACCTGCTGGCGCAGGCGGAACACGATCCGCTGGCTTCGGCGATTTTGCTCACTCCCTCAGAGCCCTTGATTGCGCAGGTGCAGGAAGCCGTAAGTTGTCAACTTCAGGAACGTCAGCGGGCAGAGATCATTCGTCAATCGCTGGAGGTTCGCAGTGGGGCAGTGTTGACGGCAGACCTGGACGAGGCTGTGGCGCTTGCTAACGAGTACGCACCGGAACACCTGTGTCTTTCGGTAACCCAGCCCTGGGCGCTGGTTCCTGAAATCACTGCGGCGGGTGGAATTTTCCTCGGTGAGCACAGTTTTGAAGTTCTTGGAGATTACGTGGCAGGTCCCAGCCATGTCATGCCCACGTGCAGGACTGCCCGCTTTGCTTCACCCTTGAATGTCTGGGACTTTGTTCACCTGATACATCTGGTGGCGCTGGATGAAGCCACCACGAAAAAGATTGCCCCGGCGGCGGCGATTATTGCCGAGCGTGAAGGACTGGATGCTCATGCTTTTTCAGCGAGGTTGCGATGTTAA
- the hisG gene encoding ATP phosphoribosyltransferase, producing MNMVQPLQNLVRLSLPSKGRLAEDALAFLQACGLSVYKPNPRQYEATIPSLPGLTVLFQRPADIVVSVRDGSVDFGITGIDVIEERRGENGSLMVLHESLGFGACALCLAVPEIWNGVDSVARLRQYVEELGRPLRVATKYPVLTGRFLRNAGIPHVLISAEGTLETAPAIGYADIISDLVSSGQTLRDNRLRPLTDGVIQPSQAALIANRASLQRSPEALQIARQLLEYIEAYLRARDEVAIFANMRGTSPEELATRIFTQPTIAGLQGPTISRVIVRSGDPNWYAVNVIVPRSRLFQAISELRAVGGSGVVVVPVNYIFEEEPPRYTAMLKALAEG from the coding sequence ATGAACATGGTACAACCTTTGCAAAATTTGGTGCGGCTTTCATTACCTTCCAAAGGCAGGCTGGCTGAGGATGCCCTGGCTTTTCTGCAGGCGTGTGGTTTGAGCGTGTACAAACCAAATCCCCGCCAGTATGAGGCTACCATCCCAAGCCTGCCCGGGTTGACAGTGCTTTTCCAGCGCCCTGCAGATATTGTCGTCAGTGTGCGCGATGGCAGTGTGGATTTTGGCATTACCGGTATAGACGTCATCGAAGAGCGACGCGGAGAAAACGGCAGTCTCATGGTACTTCATGAATCCCTGGGATTTGGGGCTTGCGCACTTTGCCTTGCCGTTCCGGAAATCTGGAACGGTGTGGACAGCGTTGCCCGACTGCGCCAGTATGTGGAAGAATTGGGGCGTCCCTTGCGGGTAGCGACCAAATATCCTGTGCTAACCGGTCGCTTCCTGCGCAATGCGGGTATACCTCACGTGCTAATCTCTGCGGAAGGCACGCTGGAAACTGCTCCTGCCATTGGATATGCAGACATCATTTCCGACCTGGTTTCTTCAGGTCAAACCTTAAGGGATAACCGTCTTCGTCCGCTTACTGATGGAGTGATTCAACCCTCGCAGGCGGCTCTGATTGCCAATCGCGCTTCTTTGCAACGCTCTCCTGAGGCTTTGCAAATTGCTCGTCAACTGCTGGAATACATCGAAGCCTACCTGCGCGCCCGCGATGAAGTAGCCATTTTTGCCAATATGCGGGGCACTTCTCCGGAAGAACTTGCCACCCGCATTTTCACTCAGCCCACCATTGCCGGTTTGCAGGGACCAACCATTTCCCGGGTGATTGTGCGCTCAGGTGACCCCAACTGGTATGCGGTTAATGTAATTGTGCCGCGTTCGCGTTTGTTCCAGGCTATCAGCGAATTACGAGCCGTTGGGGGGAGTGGGGTCGTTGTGGTGCCGGTGAATTACATTTTTGAGGAAGAACCCCCCCGATATACTGCCATGCTGAAAGCCCTGGCAGAAGGATAA
- a CDS encoding C39 family peptidase, translating into MGKISPFTPTPIPTSTPTPFQPVPPTATPIPPTPTPTATATEPSPPSFPEEHFIRNISGHPQYFSLSCEAAVATDWAAYFGVTISEYNFQFELPRSDNPEKGFVGDVNAPWGQIPPYGYGVHAQPVANLLNQYGLPARAVKGWSVEEIKAELANDQPVIVWVIGNVEGGIPYEYTDKEGNMVIVAAYEHVILVTGYSKTHLRYISNGAFYDVPIEVFENSWKVLGNMAIYYDD; encoded by the coding sequence ATGGGAAAAATTTCACCATTCACCCCCACGCCAATCCCCACTTCCACTCCCACTCCGTTTCAACCTGTTCCGCCAACAGCCACTCCCATCCCACCTACTCCCACACCCACCGCTACAGCAACCGAACCTTCCCCACCCTCATTTCCAGAGGAACATTTTATTCGTAATATTTCAGGACATCCACAGTACTTCTCTTTAAGTTGCGAAGCGGCGGTGGCTACCGACTGGGCGGCATATTTTGGCGTGACCATCTCAGAGTACAACTTCCAGTTTGAACTTCCCCGCTCCGATAACCCCGAAAAGGGTTTTGTGGGCGATGTTAATGCCCCTTGGGGGCAGATTCCACCCTATGGATACGGGGTACATGCCCAACCAGTAGCAAATTTGCTCAACCAGTACGGTCTCCCCGCCCGTGCAGTTAAAGGCTGGTCTGTAGAAGAAATAAAAGCCGAACTGGCAAACGATCAACCAGTGATTGTCTGGGTCATCGGCAACGTCGAAGGGGGTATACCGTATGAGTACACCGACAAAGAAGGCAACATGGTCATTGTAGCAGCGTATGAGCATGTCATTCTGGTAACCGGTTACAGCAAAACCCACTTGCGCTACATCAGCAATGGGGCTTTTTACGATGTTCCCATCGAAGTGTTTGAGAATTCCTGGAAAGTGCTGGGCAACATGGCAATTTACTACGATGATTAA
- a CDS encoding LysM peptidoglycan-binding domain-containing protein has product MKTWTRWILFISLLAILLSSVSPAQAEDEVKLNAPSSEVTAYDLILAMNTLRVSNGLSPLIEDPIINAVAQSTAEIMAANQMSWHIGNVSGRLQSAGYGGGAKVFATENFAVGSTFTIDEIMLAWADPDHMIPAVNPAYCHVGAGVARAANGMTYYVLQAAYVAGKSCGEYRPPANYTPKPGETPVNPGVPQIIVPVKVATPDADGKIFHVVQSGQSLWAIAVAYKVTIKDLEIWNNLSRNVPLQVGQKLFIPSSNTAGYATPTPAWMIQKATPDADGRIVHEVKAYQTLIRIAEAYGTTVDALLAYNGIQADWPLQIGQKLIIYPGNITPSPTPRPLTPIEKLTPAADGKYYHTVQSGETLAWIAKLYEVSLNDLMAWNGLNAMSIIHPGDRILLQVTPPVTPTFTPSPTLPPTATPVPPTATPSPTPTVVEVTPTPEGTESGMSSAPWLWVFLALAVAGGVLVWVFSKKKTE; this is encoded by the coding sequence GTGAAAACCTGGACCCGTTGGATACTTTTCATCAGCCTTCTGGCAATTTTATTGTCCTCTGTATCACCTGCACAGGCAGAAGACGAGGTAAAGCTCAACGCGCCCTCAAGCGAGGTCACTGCCTACGACCTGATTCTCGCTATGAACACCCTGCGGGTGTCAAACGGCTTATCCCCTTTGATAGAAGACCCCATCATCAACGCTGTGGCGCAGTCCACGGCTGAAATTATGGCGGCAAATCAAATGTCGTGGCATATTGGCAACGTCTCCGGGCGCCTGCAGTCGGCAGGGTACGGCGGTGGAGCTAAGGTGTTTGCGACTGAGAATTTTGCCGTTGGCAGTACCTTCACCATTGACGAAATCATGCTGGCATGGGCAGACCCTGACCACATGATTCCAGCCGTCAACCCGGCTTACTGTCATGTTGGCGCGGGAGTTGCCAGAGCGGCAAATGGCATGACCTACTATGTCCTTCAAGCGGCATACGTAGCGGGGAAATCCTGTGGAGAGTACCGCCCACCCGCCAACTACACCCCCAAGCCCGGCGAAACGCCGGTCAATCCTGGCGTGCCGCAAATCATCGTACCGGTTAAAGTCGCAACGCCAGACGCGGACGGTAAAATCTTCCATGTTGTCCAAAGCGGGCAATCGCTGTGGGCAATTGCCGTAGCGTACAAAGTCACCATCAAGGATCTGGAAATCTGGAACAACCTCTCCCGCAATGTCCCCCTGCAAGTAGGGCAAAAATTGTTCATCCCCAGCAGCAATACCGCTGGATACGCCACCCCCACCCCGGCATGGATGATTCAGAAAGCCACCCCGGATGCTGACGGAAGAATCGTCCATGAAGTTAAGGCGTACCAGACACTTATCCGCATTGCCGAGGCATACGGAACCACTGTGGACGCCCTGCTGGCGTACAACGGCATCCAGGCAGACTGGCCCCTGCAAATTGGACAGAAACTCATTATCTATCCGGGGAACATCACTCCCAGCCCAACCCCGCGTCCGCTGACGCCTATCGAAAAACTTACCCCCGCCGCCGATGGCAAATACTATCACACCGTTCAGAGTGGGGAAACGCTGGCGTGGATTGCCAAACTGTACGAGGTGAGCCTGAACGACCTGATGGCATGGAACGGGTTGAACGCCATGTCCATCATCCATCCCGGAGACCGCATCCTGTTGCAGGTCACTCCACCCGTGACACCGACCTTCACCCCCAGCCCTACCCTGCCGCCCACCGCTACACCCGTTCCACCGACGGCTACGCCCAGTCCCACGCCCACGGTGGTAGAGGTAACCCCGACCCCGGAAGGGACAGAATCAGGTATGTCCTCAGCGCCGTGGTTATGGGTGTTTCTGGCACTGGCTGTAGCGGGCGGTGTGCTGGTGTGGGTCTTTTCAAAAAAGAAAACAGAGTAA
- a CDS encoding suppressor of fused domain protein — translation MDDNSAPARKIESTPSGTPIYRYEPRSKPAERVVDYPDMEKIQQHVERFIGKVDMVYHEIISDLVHLDIFLVNPTPERNFFTLVTSGMSQRPMKAPPGAEKFQYAELMICLPSYWLLTDEALQDETFYWPIRQLKTLATFPHEYNTWLWFGHTIANGEPARPFARNTKFSGIILGLPVLSPQDFWTLEIAENKTVFFLSVIPLYKDEMEMKLKKGSEDLFERFDQQGVNELLNLKRPSVYKKRWWIF, via the coding sequence ATGGACGACAATTCTGCACCTGCCAGGAAAATAGAAAGCACGCCTTCCGGTACGCCCATTTACCGCTATGAACCACGCTCAAAACCGGCTGAGAGGGTAGTGGATTACCCCGATATGGAAAAGATCCAGCAGCACGTTGAGCGTTTCATCGGCAAAGTTGACATGGTTTACCACGAGATCATCTCCGATCTTGTGCATCTGGACATTTTCCTGGTAAATCCCACCCCTGAACGAAACTTCTTTACTCTGGTAACCAGCGGGATGAGCCAGCGCCCGATGAAAGCCCCGCCAGGTGCAGAGAAATTCCAGTATGCCGAATTAATGATTTGCTTGCCTTCCTACTGGCTTCTTACCGATGAAGCACTGCAGGATGAAACCTTCTACTGGCCCATCCGGCAGTTGAAAACCCTTGCCACATTTCCCCATGAGTACAATACCTGGCTCTGGTTTGGTCATACCATCGCCAATGGGGAACCTGCACGTCCATTTGCGCGCAACACAAAATTTTCAGGCATCATTCTAGGCCTGCCAGTTTTATCACCCCAGGATTTCTGGACGCTGGAAATCGCTGAGAATAAAACGGTATTCTTCCTCAGTGTCATTCCACTATACAAAGATGAAATGGAGATGAAACTCAAAAAGGGCTCTGAGGATTTGTTCGAACGCTTTGACCAACAGGGGGTGAACGAATTGCTCAACCTTAAGCGTCCCAGTGTGTATAAAAAGCGATGGTGGATTTTCTAA